One genomic window of Medicago truncatula cultivar Jemalong A17 chromosome 1, MtrunA17r5.0-ANR, whole genome shotgun sequence includes the following:
- the LOC11420300 gene encoding auxin-responsive protein IAA14, translating into MATMGHGLNLKETELCLGLPGGGGGGGGGGSEVETPRASGKRGFSETVDLKLNLQTKEDLNEKSASKEKTLLKDPAKPPAKAQVVGWPPVRSYRKNMMAQKVNNTEDTEKTTSNTTAAAFVKVSMDGAPYLRKVDLTMYKTYKDLSDALAKMFSSFTTGNYGAQGMIDFMNESKLMDLLNSSEYVPTYEDKDGDWMLVGDVPWEMFVGSCKRLRIMKGSEAIGLAPRAMEKCKNRS; encoded by the exons ATGGCTACTATGGGGCATGGTTTGAACCTGAAGGAGACTGAGCTTTGTCTGGGTCTGCCTGGTGGTGGCGGCGGCGGCGGTGGAGGTGGCTCTGAGGTGGAAACTCCAAGGGCTTCTGGAAAGAGAGGTTTCTCTGAGACAGTTGATCTGAAGCTTAATCTTCAAACCAAGGAAGATCTGAATGAGAAGAGTGCTTCAAAGGAGAAGACCCTCCTTAAGGACCCTGCTAAGCCACCAGCTAA GGCTCAAGTAGTTGGTTGGCCACCAGTGAGGTCATACAGGAAGAACATGATGGCACAAAAGGTTAACAATACTGAGGACACTGAGAAGACAACAAGTAACACTACTGCTGCTGCTTTTGTTAAGGTTTCCATGGATGGAGCACCTTACCTTCGTAAGGTTGACTTGACAATGTACAAAACCTACAAAGATTTATCTGATGCCTTAGCCAAAATGTTCAGCTCCTTCACCACTG gTAACTATGGGGCCCAAGGAATGATAGACTTCATGAATGAGAGCAAGTTGATGGATCTTCTTAACAGCTCTGAGTATGTGCCAACCTATGAAGATAAGGATGGCGACTGGATGCTCGTGGGAGATGTCCCATGGGA gatgtttgTTGGATCATGCAAGCGTCTTCGCATAATGAAAGGATCAGAAGCTATTGGACTTG CACCAAGAGCAATGGAGAAATGCAAAAACCGAAGCTGA